In Pseudomonas sp. MTM4, one genomic interval encodes:
- a CDS encoding LysR substrate-binding domain-containing protein, which produces MKTTLDELQAFTAVIDTGSISSAAMQLGQTASGVSRALSRLEAKLATTLLRRTTRRLELTEEGAAYLIQARRILDAVEEAEEQMSRRLQRPAGRLRVNASAPFMLHVLVPLTGGFRERYPDIELELNSSDQIIDLLEHRTDLALRHGPLRDSTLHARPLGRSRLRAVASPTYLAARGAPQQVEDLAAHSLIGFTQPESLNHWPLRHPLGETWSIVPSLWASSGETVRQLALAGQGIACLSDFMTARDRAEGALVEVLAEANVRVLQPIHAVYYRNTALAARITCFLDYLSECLAEQAWTRHG; this is translated from the coding sequence ATGAAAACCACGCTCGACGAGTTGCAGGCGTTCACGGCCGTCATCGATACCGGCTCCATCTCCAGCGCGGCCATGCAGCTGGGGCAGACCGCCTCGGGTGTCAGCCGTGCGCTGAGCCGGCTGGAAGCCAAGCTCGCCACCACGCTGTTGCGCCGCACGACCCGGCGCCTGGAGCTGACGGAGGAGGGCGCGGCCTATCTGATTCAGGCCAGGCGGATTCTTGATGCGGTAGAGGAAGCCGAGGAGCAGATGTCGCGTCGTTTGCAGCGTCCGGCGGGAAGGCTGCGGGTCAATGCTTCGGCACCCTTCATGCTGCATGTGCTGGTGCCGCTGACAGGTGGGTTCCGCGAGCGCTATCCGGACATCGAGCTGGAACTGAATAGCAGCGATCAGATCATCGATCTGCTCGAGCATCGCACCGACCTGGCGCTGCGCCACGGTCCGCTGCGGGATTCCACCTTGCATGCGCGGCCGCTGGGGCGTAGTCGTTTGCGTGCAGTGGCGAGTCCCACGTATCTGGCAGCCCGGGGTGCGCCGCAGCAGGTAGAGGATTTGGCTGCGCATAGCCTGATCGGCTTCACCCAGCCGGAAAGTCTCAATCACTGGCCGCTGCGTCATCCGCTCGGCGAGACCTGGTCCATCGTGCCGAGCTTGTGGGCATCGAGCGGCGAGACCGTGAGGCAGCTGGCGCTGGCCGGCCAAGGCATCGCTTGCTTATCTGACTTCATGACCGCGCGCGATCGCGCCGAGGGCGCACTGGTCGAAGTGCTGGCCGAGGCGAATGTCAGGGTGCTGCAGCCGATCCACGCGGTGTACTACCGCAATACCGCGCTCGCTGCGCGCATCACCTGTTTTCTCGATTACCTCAGCGAGTGCCTGGCGGAGCAGGCCTGGACGCGTCACGGATGA
- a CDS encoding metallophosphoesterase, whose protein sequence is MSRRLLVGVLLIGLHVFVGVTLIPDLPFGLLGSVLAWVYLALSAVLMRYGVLVRGAGNTLLAWSGLLAMGIFSSLSIFSLLRAFTLALASLLGWESSGLAQGSALGVIAAVAVVTLFGLLNARRTARVVERGISLRNLPAALEGFSIVQLSDIHVGPTIKQGYIDAIVKRVNGLSPDLIVITGDLVDGSVADLAEDIAPLAQLSARHGVYVVTGNHEYYSGADSWISEFERLGMVVLLNRHVQIEHGGARLVLAGIADYSAELFRPSHRSDPIAAFAGAPNDIPRILLAHQPRSAKAALEAGCDLQLSGHTHGGQFWPWMHFVQWQQPWVAGLQRVGEMQVYISRGTGYWGPPLRFGAPSEITRIRLVRADD, encoded by the coding sequence ATGAGCAGGCGACTGTTGGTTGGAGTATTGCTGATTGGCCTGCATGTGTTCGTTGGCGTCACGCTGATTCCGGATCTCCCGTTCGGGCTGCTCGGCAGCGTTCTGGCTTGGGTATACCTCGCACTGTCTGCTGTGCTGATGCGCTACGGCGTGCTGGTGCGAGGGGCTGGCAACACGTTGCTGGCGTGGTCCGGATTGCTGGCGATGGGGATATTTTCCAGCCTGTCGATATTTTCACTGCTGCGCGCGTTTACGTTGGCACTGGCATCGCTGCTGGGTTGGGAGTCGTCGGGCTTAGCGCAGGGCTCGGCGCTTGGCGTCATCGCTGCGGTGGCGGTCGTGACGCTGTTCGGATTGCTCAACGCACGGCGAACGGCTCGGGTAGTCGAGCGCGGCATCTCTTTGCGGAACCTGCCTGCCGCGCTGGAAGGGTTCAGCATCGTGCAGCTCAGCGACATCCACGTGGGCCCGACGATCAAGCAGGGCTATATCGATGCGATCGTAAAGCGAGTCAATGGACTCTCGCCTGATCTCATCGTGATCACCGGCGACCTGGTGGACGGCAGCGTTGCCGACCTGGCTGAAGATATCGCACCGCTGGCGCAGCTAAGCGCTCGGCACGGTGTGTACGTGGTGACAGGCAATCACGAGTATTACTCAGGCGCGGACAGCTGGATCTCTGAGTTCGAGCGGCTGGGAATGGTGGTGCTGCTCAATCGCCACGTCCAAATCGAACACGGCGGCGCCCGGCTGGTGCTGGCGGGTATCGCTGACTATTCGGCTGAACTGTTCAGGCCCAGCCATCGCAGCGATCCGATTGCGGCATTCGCTGGCGCCCCGAACGACATACCGCGCATTCTGCTGGCGCATCAGCCGCGTTCGGCGAAGGCCGCGCTGGAGGCGGGCTGCGATCTGCAGCTGTCCGGTCATACGCACGGCGGGCAATTCTGGCCCTGGATGCACTTCGTGCAGTGGCAGCAGCCCTGGGTGGCAGGGCTACAGCGTGTCGGCGAGATGCAGGTCTACATCAGTCGCGGCACCGGCTACTGGGGGCCGCCACTGCGCTTCGGGGCCCCTTCGGAAATCACCCGGATTCGTCTGGTGAGAGCCGACGACTAG
- a CDS encoding DNA-3-methyladenine glycosylase — protein sequence MNSLTEPPSQFLDDAFFDRDAQLVAQDLLGTVIRHCVDGLWLSARIIETEAYYVDEKASHSSLGYSPSRRAMFMPAGHLYLYYSRGGDSLNFSVQGDGNAVCIKAGYPWVDSLSCEESIARMRNNSPAAAGGPRPLTRLCSGQTLLCKALGLTVTEWNTQRMDPARLRVDDIGARPDIIQTTRLGIPAGRDEHLPYRFVDAGFAAHCTRNPLRRGQLEGQDYVMLRRELLAS from the coding sequence ATGAACAGCCTTACCGAACCGCCATCACAGTTTCTCGACGACGCTTTCTTCGACCGGGACGCGCAGCTAGTCGCCCAGGATCTGTTGGGAACCGTGATTCGCCATTGCGTCGATGGGCTGTGGTTGTCGGCTCGCATCATCGAGACCGAAGCCTATTACGTCGACGAAAAGGCCAGCCACTCCTCGCTCGGCTACAGCCCGTCGCGGCGCGCGATGTTCATGCCGGCCGGCCATCTCTATCTGTATTACTCGCGTGGCGGGGATTCGCTGAACTTCAGCGTGCAGGGTGACGGCAACGCGGTGTGCATCAAGGCCGGCTACCCCTGGGTCGACTCGCTGTCATGCGAAGAATCCATTGCCCGAATGCGCAACAACAGCCCGGCCGCCGCTGGCGGACCGCGACCATTGACCCGCCTTTGTTCCGGCCAGACCCTGTTGTGCAAGGCATTGGGCTTGACCGTCACGGAGTGGAACACCCAGCGCATGGACCCTGCCCGGCTGCGCGTGGACGACATCGGTGCGCGTCCCGACATCATCCAGACCACGCGGCTGGGCATCCCGGCCGGTCGCGACGAGCATCTACCGTACCGTTTCGTCGATGCGGGCTTCGCCGCGCACTGCACGCGCAATCCGCTGCGCCGTGGACAACTGGAAGGCCAGGACTACGTCATGCTGCGCCGCGAGCTGTTGGCGAGTTAG